The Aythya fuligula isolate bAytFul2 chromosome 2, bAytFul2.pri, whole genome shotgun sequence genome contains a region encoding:
- the GJD4 gene encoding gap junction delta-4 protein, translating to MERWDSLGFLIVTLNYNVTIVGKIWLMLVILLRMAVVVLAGYPLYQDEQERFICNTLQPGCSNVCYDLFSPISHFRFWLIQTVSILLPYAAFSIYVLHKVATYIVRMHCLVYRRRGHKDLSSHKDVKKLCRSALVNGLDCDAENLSILSFSGAYTVHLFFRTLIEAAFAAAQYYLYGFFVPERFSCYHSPCTSTVDCYISRPTEKSIMMVFIWGVTSLSFLLSLADLVYALRRMTARNQKKKLLANLHAEDEGIVNLPTVQHGSPKSPPQNQDRQASNVSQISDGSHSLLSEEEEETVLHPEGVSQQTASTNLNSNSKKPCILGDLDVKQDNIEEPLCAGDQQGTTCHQLIPGLQQGFIKDTALTLRPQIKSNLGVSSSVVQSKLLGYYTSAELKDPDAQSNYSSTSCLRSKKSEWV from the coding sequence GAAAGATCTGGCTAATGTTGGTAATTCTGCTGCGAATGGCAGTGGTGGTGTTAGCAGGCTATCCACTCTACCAAGATGAGCAGGAGCGCTTCATCTGCAACACCCTGCAACCAGGATGCTCCAATGTTTGCTATGACTTGTTCTCTCCCATATCTCACTTCAGGTTCTGGCTCATTCAGACTGTGTCTATCCTGCTACCTTATGCTGCATTCAGCATTTATGTTTTGCACAAGGTAGCTACGTACATTGTAAGAATGCACTGTCTGGTGTACAGACGCAGAGGCCATAAGGATTTATCAAGTCACAAAGACGTGAAGAAACTTTGTAGAAGTGCTCTTGTCAATGGATTAGATTGTGATGCAGAGAACCTAAGTATCCTCAGTTTTTCTGGGGCATACACTGTTCATCTCTTTTTTAGGACACTAATTGAGGCTGCCTTTGCAGCTGCTCAGTATTACCTTTATGGATTTTTTGTTCCTGAGCGCTTTTCTTGCTACCATTCACCTTGTACAAGTACAGTTGATTGTTATATCTCCCGGCCCACTGAGAAGTCCATCATGATGGTTTTCATCTGGGGTGTCACCAGTCTGTCCTTTCTGCTCAGCCTTGCTGACCTTGTCTATGCCCTCCGGAGAATGACAGCaagaaaccaaaagaaaaagctgctggCAAACCTCCATGCAGAGGATGAGGGCATTGTAAATCTTCCCACAGTACAGCATGGCAGCCCAAAATCCCCACCTCAAAATCAAGACCGTCAAGCCTCAAATGTCAGCCAGATCAGTGATGGCTCCCACTCACTTCTCtctgaagaggaagaggagactGTTCTTCATCCTGAAGGGGTCTCTCAGCAAACTGCCAGCACTAACCttaacagcaacagcaagaaGCCCTGTATATTGGGAGATCTTGATGTTAAGCAAGATAATATTGAGGAACCATTGTGTGCTGGTGACCAACAAGGAACTACATGCCATCAGCTGATACCTGGGCTCCAGCAAGGTTTCATTAAAGATACTGCCCTGACTTTGAGACCTCAGATCAAGTCTAACCTTGGAGTTTCCTCCTCTGTAGTTCAGAGCAAGCTTTTAGGATACTACACTTCAGCTGAGCTAAAGGATCCTGATGCACAATCAAACTATAGTAGTACTAGTTGCTTGAGATCAAAAAAGTCAGAATGGGTATAA